Genomic window (Acropora muricata isolate sample 2 chromosome 11, ASM3666990v1, whole genome shotgun sequence):
GAAATCTGACATCATGTTAACTGTAAAATTGAACAAAAGCCATTGGCTAGATCTCAGCACGCCATTCACATATGCAAcactgttttatttatttatctatttatttatttagttattttgctaagaaactgaagaaaaacaatagtaCCCATTATTAATATGACAGTTGTATTTTGCTTCCTTCGTACAAAGATTTCCCACACCTGAATATATTGCTGAAATAAGGACTGCAATCTGGTTTTACAATTATGTTTTAATGTCGAACCAGTCAGGTTCGATATTTATATATTGATGGGAATGAACTACatgttaagttttaaaaaaaaaggcagcaaCACTTACTCATTCTTCGCACTTCAAGTTCCTCAGAGGTGTTTGTTAAAGCATGGGAGTCCGTGTGCTGGAGGATACAATTCCCTTCGATTCCGTCAAAAGTAAGTTCGGCAATGGCTGCCTTGACTTCATTACAGCATCGAAACTCCAACGCATTGGACAGCCTCTCTGTCTTACAGTATCCGCATTTACACCTGAATTCGGACGAATGAAGACAACTTCTGTAGTGTAATACTGTTAAATAACAAACCGTAAGCAGTGCAAAAAAATTGTGTAGTTTAAGTCCGCGGGAGACTAAATGCGCTTGTCCTGGAGTTTTGCCGTTCAAAAACCTTACTTATCACATATCTATAGTGATCTGATTTTCAGATCTAGCCTCTAATATGGCCATAGTCAAGCGGTCTTCGCCGTCTTCGCCGTCTTCTTCATCCGGTTCCTGATAGTCTTCAGGGGCCTCCGGCTTGAAACAGTATAGCTCCACTGGTCCGCTAACTGCCCCGAAATCGACTTCATTGTCACTCTCCGTAGCTTCAGACGCATTCCTGGAGCTTGCATTTGAATCAGAATTTTCCGAAAAAGAAATTTTACAATGCAGATAGACTAAAACAAGCGAGGTTTACAGCGAATTTCACAGTCAGGGCACTCGAGGGTGCTTGTCAACCATGTGACGTCATAGCGTGGTTAACCGCAGAGAATTTTGCCGGCTCATGTTTTCGGAATTTCTCCCACTTTAGTACCATACTTCAAGCCCCGATCAGGGCAGCCTCTTCAGGATTATGAAcgtttttattgttaattagtgTCCTAAGAttgaaaaaacattttaggtaCAGAAAAGCTACTTTGGAAATTTGcttcagtagcactttaatatatcacagaatGATCTTATAAATTTCATTGACTTCATATTTGAAAGATAGCCACTTTGTAACCTTTCAATAATTCCAGGGAGGCAGCCCACtggcaaaaaaaatgaactattgAAAATTTATATGGGATgataaaaattttattgcatgtacagtcgaacctccacTAACGGACACCTCTCGTAAGCGGACACCTCCCATTAGCGGACGCAAACTGTGGTCCCGGCGATTTCTTCTCTCAAACACTGCATTTTTAACCTCCCATAAGCGGACACCTCTCGTAAGCGGACATGGACACTTATTTGGGGTCCGCAAGGTCTAAAATAACCTCCTGTAAGCGGACAATAAACAATACATGTCAGTTTTAATGCTTAACCCTTTCAGGGCCAAGTTTCCTTCAATTGCTTTCCTCTCTAGGCCAGATATTTTTAGATTTAGAATCAGTTTTATAACCAGCATTACATTTCGTCACATATCTCAAAGAATATTTGATGGATCATGTTGAAATTTTCAGGAAGCATACattacacattttgcaagacAATGATGTGATAAAGGATGATGTCACTAGATCACGTGACTGGTTACTTGCATTGAATTATGGGAATTAAGTGTAAGACTGTATAAGCTCTTGAATGTTATGAATATGTGAATAAAATATTGACTTTAGCAACTGCAACACTTGTCTTTTTTGTGAAATCACCTCAGTCATAATTTAGTATCAAACACTCATTTGTCAATAATTAACAAAAAGGTAATCATTCACAAAGAGAAAGTCCATCTATTTTGATTGTAAGTTCACCATATCAAAACAATATGGATATAAAATTACAAGAACTTCCTTCATCTTGttctataaaaaaagaaatatggaGAGCAAAATTCTCCAGAAATAAGACAATGATAGGGAATAAATGTTATTTGACAACTGTTGTACAAGGCATATACAAGTTCTTAGGACTTATAGTCTTTGAGTGTGTGGTAACGTTCAAAACAGGGAACAATGCAAAGTGGTACAGCACattgtttgcaaaaaaatctTGTTTGCACTCGTCTCCCAGCCTGTCGATCAGAGCAAGCCCGGCATTCTGGCTTGAACTTGGGGTTTTCATATTTGGCTGGGAAATGGTGCTCTGTAAGACGTAGCTCAGGTAGTAGTGATGGACGGCCTACTTTCTTGCGAGGTGGTTGCCAGTTTTTCAATAGTCCATCAATTACTGCTTGACGAAATTGCTTGGGATCTAGTTTGTTAATCTCATGAGCTTTCCTGTACACAATAAAGCCATTCACCAGGGCAACCTCTCGCACTCTATGATAGATGGTGTGATACCATTTTTGGGACTTGTGAGGATACTGGTAAGTTCCTAAAAGCTGATCAAGTGTGTCCACACCTCCCATGAAATGATTGTACTGTTCAGCTATAACAGGTTTCTCTACAGTCCTATACCCAGTGTCGTTCTCTCTGGACCTCACATTCTTTTCAAGAGTCAGGTTGTTGTCTATTGTACTAAGTAATGCGAGCCTCTTAGTATCATGCCATGCACATGCAACCAGATCATCATCTTTCTTTTGCATGAACACTGGGGAGTCCCCTTTTTTTAGAGAAAGAGCACTTGGTTTTAGCCCCTGTGGCATCCCCTTTCTGTTAATGTTAACTGTTCCACAAGCACCAATGTTCTtatctttcaattttaaaaaaaggcttgGAGAAGAGTAAAAGCTGTCCATGTAAACCTTGTGCCCTTTGTCTTCAAAACCCTCCGGAAGATCAAGGACAACTTGTTCTGAAAGACCGACCCCTGCATCCCTTTGGAAAGAGGTTTTTTCAGTGTAAACTACAGATTTTAGTGCATACCCAGTTTTAGCTTCTGCTAAAATAAACTCCTTGATTCCCCATTTAGTGGGTTTGGCAGGGAGATATTGTCTAAAAAATATGCAACCTTTGAATTTCACCATGCTCTCGTCAAGAGATAACTCCCTTCTTGGGCCATAAACCTGCATGTATGTTGGTTCACTATCGGCACTCTCAGACGACGAACTCGCTTGGAAATCACTGTTGTCGGCCTGAGAATCTTCAAAATCACTATCACTTGCATCGCCACCAAATTCTGAGCCACTGTCTTGAAAAATTGCTTGAGCAACTTCTTCTGCCGTGTATATTCGACCAGCCGCCATTTTTAAATCGCAATCAATGTAAACAACTCAGGATACTTCGAAAATCTCTTCAATATACTCGCTGTAAAGTGTTTACATTCAAAATGGCACATTAATTACAAAGCACGTGTTTTGTCAAATGCATCGAAAGAAGCAAACTTTTCATTGGATAATTGAAACAACAAATTTCATTAGTCAATTTCAATCTGCTACGTAAGGCGACTAAAGTCGCCCGTGGCCGTGAAAGGGTTAAGTCACACACTTACCTAGATAAAAGCAGTGTTTGAGTCTGAACAGTACAGTGCATATGAGGGTAACGTTCCTATataagttgttgttttcgttacaGTTCatcaaagttttccttttttaacttcTCTTTGAGCCAGTCACACGAATATTTGTCGCCTGAAATTTAAACTCGCAAGGCAATTCCAAGCCATATCCTGCCCCTCTGCTCTGTAATAACAACCGTTCCCGACTTAGACGCACGCTTCAGGAACTTTGTCACCCATTGGGCCATGAGCTTGGGTACATGGCCAACAACTTCCATACCAACTGCTATTTCATTCGGATGAGTGTTCAAAGGCTCAGCTTGAGAGCATGCTCTAGTTGTGTTTCGACTCTGTGTTTCCTGTACAACTGCTACAGCGTTTTTGTCTACTTCATTTCCGGGCTCTCGCCTTAGTGAATGCTCAGAACTTATTGTAGGCTGCCATACGTCCACATATTCATGGTATCCTCGGACAAATGACTTCTCACCACCGATTGTGAAAACATTTTATATTGAAGGTGACTTTCTTAATGGTGACGTAAATGTAACTAAATGTATCTCATTTTTCCAACAACCCTTGGATAATACAGCGACAAATGgtcttaaagttttaaaatgcttGTTCTGGTGCATGATGTTCCCTCTAGTGCAACTTTTTTCTCACCCTCCCGTAAGCGGACACCTCCCGTAAACGGACACTAACCCTCTGTCCCGGGGGTGTCCGCTTAcgggaggtt
Coding sequences:
- the LOC136889345 gene encoding piggyBac transposable element-derived protein 4-like, which codes for MAAGRIYTAEEVAQAIFQDSGSEFGGDASDSDFEDSQADNSDFQASSSSESADSEPTYMQVYGPRRELSLDESMVKFKGCIFFRQYLPAKPTKWGIKEFILAEAKTGYALKSVVYTEKTSFQRDAGVGLSEQVVLDLPEGFEDKGHKVYMDSFYSSPSLFLKLKDKNIGACGTVNINRKGMPQGLKPSALSLKKGDSPVFMQKKDDDLVACAWHDTKRLALLSTIDNNLTLEKNVRSRENDTGYRTVEKPVIAEQYNHFMGGVDTLDQLLGTYQYPHKSQKWYHTIYHRVREVALVNGFIVYRKAHEINKLDPKQFRQAVIDGLLKNWQPPRKKVGRPSLLPELRLTEHHFPAKYENPKFKPECRACSDRQAGRRVQTRFFCKQCAVPLCIVPCFERYHTLKDYKS